The following coding sequences are from one Leptolyngbya sp. NIES-3755 window:
- a CDS encoding gamma-glutamyl kinase (similar to AA sequence:cyanobase_aa:LBDG_29430) has translation MSQTIVVKIGTSSLTQPDSGQLALSTIASLVEVLSQLRQRGNRVVLVSSGAVGVGCARLGLVERPKSMALKQAIAAVGQGRLMRIYDDFFTALQQPIAQVLLTRGDLIQRSRYVNILRTFQELLNLSVIPIVNENDTVSVDELKFGDNDTLSALVASVVDADWLFLLTDVDRLYSADPRSNPDAQPITIVKTLDELSEVQTGSSGTQWGTGGMVTKIQAARIATGAGVRTVITQGRSPHNLLKILSGEMIGTQFEPQPRPFNARQRWIAHGLVPVGQLYLDEGAVKAIRNSGRSLLAAGIVQVKGEFDSQNAVKICDRKGEEIARGIVNYNSEELEKIRGRQSEEIPGILGYAGEETVVHRDNLVLS, from the coding sequence ATGTCTCAAACGATCGTTGTAAAAATCGGGACTTCTAGCCTGACTCAACCGGATTCGGGTCAATTGGCACTTTCGACGATCGCTTCTCTAGTCGAAGTTCTTAGCCAGCTTCGTCAACGAGGAAATCGCGTGGTGCTCGTTTCGTCTGGCGCGGTGGGTGTGGGATGTGCGCGGTTGGGATTAGTCGAGCGTCCGAAATCAATGGCGCTTAAGCAAGCGATCGCGGCTGTGGGTCAAGGTCGATTAATGCGGATTTACGATGATTTTTTCACGGCACTTCAACAACCGATCGCACAAGTGCTTTTAACTCGCGGCGATCTGATTCAAAGAAGTCGCTATGTGAATATTCTTCGCACGTTTCAAGAGCTATTGAATCTGAGCGTGATCCCGATCGTGAATGAGAACGATACGGTTTCAGTCGATGAATTGAAGTTTGGCGATAATGATACGCTTTCGGCTTTGGTTGCCAGTGTGGTCGATGCCGATTGGCTATTTTTGCTTACCGATGTCGATCGCTTATATTCTGCCGATCCAAGAAGTAATCCAGATGCTCAACCGATTACGATCGTTAAAACTCTAGACGAACTCTCAGAAGTCCAAACCGGAAGCTCTGGAACCCAATGGGGCACAGGGGGAATGGTCACAAAGATTCAAGCGGCTCGAATTGCGACCGGAGCAGGCGTGAGAACGGTGATTACTCAAGGTCGATCGCCGCATAATCTTCTGAAAATCCTCTCTGGTGAAATGATCGGGACTCAGTTTGAACCGCAACCCCGTCCATTTAATGCTCGACAGCGTTGGATCGCTCATGGATTAGTTCCGGTCGGACAGTTGTATTTAGATGAGGGAGCGGTCAAAGCAATTCGGAATTCAGGTCGATCGCTGTTAGCGGCAGGAATTGTTCAAGTTAAAGGTGAGTTTGATAGTCAGAACGCAGTGAAAATCTGCGATCGCAAAGGCGAAGAGATCGCTCGTGGAATTGTCAACTACAACAGCGAAGAACTTGAGAAAATTCGTGGACGGCAATCTGAGGAAATTCCCGGAATTCTCGGATATGCGGGAGAAGAAACTGTCGTACACCGCGATAATTTAGTTCTTTCCTGA
- a CDS encoding glycosyl transferase, WecB/TagA/CpsF family (similar to AA sequence:cyanobase_aa:LBDG_29440), which translates to MTYVPYSDSLQPFSVLGLPMHLVNDYDRWLAHRIEQRLGCHVITLNAEMTMQAEQNPTLANIIHQAELVIPDGSGIVLYMRLHGKRVKRTPGIELAQTLLERSTQLGEPWSIFFFGGAPGVAETAAQNWRQNVPKISIVGIQNGYLKPEDESEFLDRLKTLQPRLIYVGLGVPRQELWISQHRHVCPNSVWIGVGGSFDVWAGTKERAPKWFCDNHLEWLYRLYQEPWRWKRMTALPKFAMRAIVYRLTKRNPVSR; encoded by the coding sequence GTGACTTACGTTCCTTACTCTGATTCTTTGCAGCCCTTTTCCGTTTTGGGACTGCCGATGCACTTAGTGAATGATTACGATCGCTGGCTGGCTCATCGCATCGAACAGCGGCTGGGTTGTCATGTGATTACGCTGAATGCGGAAATGACAATGCAGGCAGAACAAAATCCAACCTTGGCAAATATTATTCATCAAGCGGAGTTAGTCATTCCCGATGGTTCTGGGATTGTGCTGTATATGCGCCTGCACGGAAAGCGAGTCAAACGCACTCCAGGAATTGAACTGGCGCAAACCTTGTTAGAGCGATCGACGCAATTGGGTGAACCTTGGTCGATCTTTTTCTTTGGAGGTGCGCCTGGAGTGGCGGAAACAGCAGCGCAAAATTGGCGGCAGAACGTTCCAAAAATCTCGATCGTCGGAATCCAAAACGGATATCTTAAGCCTGAAGATGAATCCGAATTTCTAGACCGATTGAAAACGCTACAGCCTCGATTAATCTACGTTGGGCTAGGTGTGCCGCGACAAGAATTATGGATTTCACAGCATCGTCATGTCTGCCCGAATTCTGTTTGGATTGGTGTGGGTGGAAGCTTCGATGTGTGGGCGGGAACGAAGGAACGTGCGCCGAAATGGTTCTGTGACAATCACCTAGAATGGTTATATCGACTGTATCAAGAACCTTGGCGATGGAAGCGAATGACCGCTTTACCAAAGTTTGCCATGAGAGCGATCGTGTATCGTTTAACCAAGCGCAATCCGGTGAGCCGCTGA
- a CDS encoding protoheme IX farnesyltransferase (similar to AA sequence:cyanobase_aa:LBDG_11770), with amino-acid sequence MQNTATGMIRHNQDFLQVIKSYWQLTKPRIILLLLITTAGGMWIAAQGQVDPVLLIVTLISGTFAAGSANTINCLYDRDIDYIMERTRSRPLPSGRVSPRDALIFAIVLAVASFGLLAYFANLLSACLAMSGIFFYVVVYTHWLKRHSTQNIVIGGAAGAIPPLVGWAAVTGDLSWAAWVLFAIVFLWTPPHFWALAIMIREDYAKVGVPMLPVIDGNEPTSKQIFYYTLSLIPVSLLLVYPLHVMGAVYAAIALFLGGIFVQKAWKLMQAPSDLMEARSTFKYSILYMMLLCAGMGIDSLPATHQLVSSLIEHAQTIIGMVL; translated from the coding sequence ATGCAAAATACAGCCACGGGCATGATTCGCCACAATCAAGATTTTCTACAAGTCATTAAAAGCTATTGGCAACTCACAAAACCGCGCATTATTCTCTTGCTCTTGATTACTACTGCTGGCGGAATGTGGATTGCAGCGCAGGGACAAGTTGATCCAGTGTTGCTGATCGTGACGCTGATTAGTGGAACTTTTGCAGCGGGATCAGCAAATACGATTAATTGTTTGTACGATCGAGATATTGATTACATCATGGAACGGACTCGCAGCCGCCCGCTTCCTTCTGGTCGTGTCAGTCCTCGTGATGCGTTGATTTTCGCGATCGTATTAGCAGTCGCATCCTTTGGCTTATTGGCGTACTTTGCCAATCTACTAAGTGCATGTTTAGCAATGTCCGGCATTTTCTTTTATGTGGTGGTTTACACGCACTGGCTGAAACGGCATAGCACTCAAAATATTGTGATTGGTGGTGCTGCGGGTGCAATTCCGCCGCTTGTCGGTTGGGCTGCGGTCACAGGTGATCTCAGTTGGGCAGCTTGGGTTTTATTCGCGATCGTATTCCTGTGGACTCCGCCCCACTTCTGGGCTTTGGCAATCATGATTCGTGAAGATTATGCAAAAGTGGGTGTTCCGATGTTGCCTGTCATTGATGGCAATGAGCCAACCAGTAAGCAGATCTTCTACTACACGCTGTCTTTGATTCCGGTGTCGCTGTTGTTGGTGTATCCGCTGCATGTGATGGGTGCGGTGTATGCTGCGATCGCGTTATTCTTGGGCGGTATTTTTGTGCAGAAGGCTTGGAAATTGATGCAGGCTCCGTCGGATTTGATGGAAGCTCGATCGACTTTCAAATACTCGATTCTTTACATGATGTTACTTTGTGCAGGAATGGGAATTGATTCTTTGCCTGCAACTCATCAGCTTGTAAGTTCTCTGATTGAACACGCACAAACCATTATCGGAATGGTGCTCTAG
- a CDS encoding cytochrome oxidase assembly protein (similar to AA sequence:cyanobase_aa:LBDG_11780), whose product MSDSLFNSSTLAHPTQARSWITRLVFALAVSTLFLMALGSATRVMNAGLSCPDWPLCYGEIVPREQMNLEVFLEWFHRLIATTIGFGAIALVAVSWWFRRDLPKWTPWATLFALFLVVFQGVLGGLTVTQLLRFDIVTAHLGTGLLFFSTLLAIGTMLMPYQGTGTVGKLRLVGLAATGFVYLQSILGGLVSSQWALHQCFGQSQLCTVMNSHIAGIVPPTLSVLALVILAWRTPALHPLLRRLTTVAGLLLVLQISLGVATFKLRLQVEPLTVAHQATGAALLGTLLVFTVLALRDSAEGQVVKVEA is encoded by the coding sequence ATGTCAGATTCATTGTTTAATTCTTCTACACTCGCTCATCCGACTCAAGCCCGGAGTTGGATTACTCGACTGGTGTTTGCACTGGCAGTTTCAACCCTGTTCCTGATGGCTTTGGGGAGCGCCACACGAGTGATGAATGCAGGCTTATCTTGCCCAGATTGGCCGCTTTGTTATGGCGAGATTGTGCCGCGTGAGCAGATGAATCTCGAAGTCTTTTTGGAATGGTTCCACCGATTAATTGCAACCACGATCGGCTTTGGTGCGATCGCTTTAGTTGCGGTGTCTTGGTGGTTCCGCCGTGACTTACCGAAATGGACTCCTTGGGCAACCCTATTCGCACTGTTCTTGGTGGTATTCCAAGGTGTGTTGGGGGGGTTGACTGTTACGCAACTGTTACGTTTCGACATTGTGACCGCACATTTGGGAACGGGATTATTGTTCTTCAGTACCTTATTAGCGATCGGGACAATGTTGATGCCGTATCAGGGAACTGGAACCGTTGGAAAGCTTCGGTTAGTTGGATTGGCTGCGACCGGATTTGTATACCTCCAAAGTATCCTGGGCGGATTGGTCTCGTCTCAGTGGGCTTTACATCAATGCTTTGGACAATCACAACTTTGTACCGTGATGAATAGTCACATTGCAGGCATTGTTCCACCGACGCTTTCTGTGTTGGCATTGGTAATTTTAGCTTGGCGTACTCCTGCACTTCATCCGCTATTACGCCGCTTGACCACTGTTGCTGGATTGTTGTTGGTGCTTCAAATTTCTTTAGGGGTCGCAACATTCAAACTTCGATTACAGGTTGAACCCCTGACGGTTGCACACCAAGCGACTGGAGCCGCACTTCTTGGAACATTACTGGTGTTTACTGTTCTAGCTTTGCGCGATTCTGCTGAAGGTCAGGTCGTCAAAGTTGAAGCTTAG
- a CDS encoding cytochrome c oxidase, subunit II (similar to AA sequence:cyanobase_aa:LBDG_11790), producing the protein MNIPSQISTLLAGIVLTLVSLWYGQNHNLLPVAASEAAPLIDRLFNAMLTIGTGIFLLVSFVLIYSSFRFRRQPDDMSDGPPVHGNIPLEILWTAIPAVIVLGISVFSFEIYNTESGMNPMDHSMAAHGHPKVAHVQKGSAIAAPLMAETDPNIAITEEIRKNAATNAIEEDIPVRKDAPIPGVVSPRAGSISPNNTQEPLVINAAGMQYAWLFTYPEEVITGELHLPIGRPVVMNITANDVLHAFWVPEFRLKQDAVPGRQSEIRFTPTKEGDYPVICAELCGAYHGAMKTHVVVESSEAYEEWLQSLKVAQAKGQAQTVALNPAQMSDREYLAPYAQEMGVTPDMLHQLHSMS; encoded by the coding sequence GTGAATATTCCTAGTCAAATTTCAACTCTCCTCGCGGGTATCGTTCTGACACTCGTAAGCCTGTGGTACGGTCAGAACCATAATCTGCTCCCGGTCGCTGCTTCTGAGGCAGCCCCACTGATCGATCGGTTATTTAACGCGATGCTGACGATCGGAACTGGCATTTTTCTCCTGGTGAGCTTTGTGCTGATCTATTCTTCTTTCCGCTTCCGTCGCCAGCCAGATGACATGAGCGATGGTCCGCCTGTTCATGGCAACATTCCACTCGAAATCCTGTGGACAGCAATTCCCGCTGTGATTGTGTTGGGCATTTCGGTGTTTAGCTTTGAAATCTACAACACTGAAAGCGGAATGAATCCAATGGATCATTCGATGGCAGCACACGGGCATCCCAAAGTCGCTCATGTTCAAAAAGGATCTGCGATCGCGGCTCCATTAATGGCTGAGACTGATCCGAATATTGCGATCACTGAGGAAATTCGCAAGAACGCGGCGACAAATGCGATTGAAGAAGATATTCCTGTTCGCAAAGATGCGCCGATTCCTGGAGTCGTTTCGCCCAGAGCAGGCTCGATTTCTCCCAACAATACCCAGGAACCTTTGGTCATTAATGCCGCAGGAATGCAATATGCCTGGTTGTTTACCTATCCCGAAGAAGTAATTACGGGAGAATTGCACTTACCTATCGGTCGTCCGGTGGTCATGAACATCACTGCGAATGATGTGTTACATGCTTTCTGGGTTCCAGAGTTCCGACTCAAACAAGACGCAGTTCCAGGGCGGCAATCTGAAATTCGTTTTACGCCGACCAAAGAAGGAGATTATCCAGTCATTTGTGCGGAACTGTGTGGTGCGTATCATGGCGCAATGAAAACGCACGTGGTCGTGGAATCGTCCGAGGCTTATGAAGAATGGTTACAGAGCTTGAAAGTAGCTCAAGCCAAAGGACAAGCACAAACCGTTGCTCTGAATCCTGCACAGATGAGCGATCGAGAATATCTCGCTCCTTATGCTCAAGAAATGGGTGTCACACCCGACATGCTGCATCAACTTCATTCAATGAGTTAA
- a CDS encoding cytochrome C oxidase subunit I (similar to AA sequence:cyanobase_aa:LBDG_11800) — MTQAAQFQEQANRPAHGQEPGDWKRYFSFSTDHKVIGIQYLVTTFFFYLVGGVLASLIRTELATPESDFVSREVYNSLFTVHATVMIFLWIVPAGTGGFGNYLVPLMIGARDMAFPKLNAVAFWIIPPAGILLISSFLVGAPGAGWTNYPPLSLLTGKPGEMIWILSVLLLGTSSILAAVNFLVTIWKMRVPGMGWNQMPLFCWAMFATSILALIATPVLAGALILLSFDVLIGTAFFNPTGGGDPIVYQHLFWFYSHPAVYIMILPVFGMISDIISVHARKPIFGYKAIAYSSLAICGLGLIVWVHHMFTSGTPPWMRMFFMITTMIIAVPTGIKVFSWLATLWGGKLDGSSALLFAMGFISLFVIGGISGVMTASVPFDIHVHDTYFIVAHLHYVLFGGSVFGLYAGFYHWFPKITGRMMDETWGKVHFWLSFVGFNLAFMPMHKLGLEGMNRRIAEYDPKFATLNLICTIGTYLLATSTIPFIVNAAWSWLRGEPAGDNPWRGLTLEWMTTSPPPVENFDADPVLATGPYDYGMGSRSTEVDVPFSDADDPALSAGPSSTLRAKPDPVVAVNPSDRGTESNNR; from the coding sequence ATGACACAAGCAGCCCAATTCCAAGAACAAGCGAATCGTCCCGCTCATGGTCAAGAACCGGGCGATTGGAAACGCTATTTTAGTTTTAGTACTGACCACAAAGTGATCGGGATTCAATACCTGGTCACAACGTTTTTCTTTTATCTGGTTGGCGGTGTGTTGGCATCGCTGATTCGGACTGAGTTAGCCACTCCCGAATCTGATTTTGTCAGCCGCGAAGTTTACAACAGTCTGTTCACGGTTCACGCAACGGTGATGATCTTTTTATGGATTGTGCCAGCGGGAACGGGTGGCTTTGGAAACTATCTTGTGCCTTTGATGATTGGGGCACGAGATATGGCATTTCCAAAGCTCAACGCAGTGGCGTTCTGGATTATTCCGCCTGCTGGAATTTTGTTGATCAGTAGCTTCTTAGTGGGTGCGCCTGGTGCGGGATGGACGAACTATCCTCCGCTCAGTTTGCTCACTGGAAAACCAGGAGAAATGATCTGGATTCTCAGCGTTCTATTGCTGGGAACTTCGTCGATTCTGGCAGCGGTCAACTTCTTGGTGACGATCTGGAAGATGCGAGTTCCTGGAATGGGCTGGAATCAGATGCCGCTCTTTTGCTGGGCAATGTTCGCAACTTCGATTTTGGCGCTGATTGCGACCCCAGTACTTGCGGGTGCATTAATCCTGTTGTCGTTTGATGTACTGATTGGAACGGCGTTCTTCAATCCAACAGGTGGTGGCGACCCGATCGTTTATCAGCACTTGTTCTGGTTTTACTCGCATCCAGCCGTGTACATCATGATCTTGCCTGTGTTCGGCATGATCTCGGACATTATTTCTGTTCACGCTCGTAAGCCGATTTTTGGATATAAAGCGATCGCTTATTCGAGTCTGGCAATTTGCGGTTTGGGCTTAATCGTGTGGGTTCACCACATGTTCACCAGTGGAACGCCGCCTTGGATGCGAATGTTCTTCATGATCACGACGATGATCATCGCTGTTCCAACGGGTATCAAAGTGTTTAGCTGGTTAGCTACGCTGTGGGGCGGAAAATTAGACGGCAGTTCCGCGCTACTGTTTGCGATGGGATTCATTTCACTCTTCGTAATTGGTGGTATTAGCGGAGTCATGACCGCTTCTGTTCCGTTTGACATTCACGTTCACGATACTTATTTCATCGTTGCCCACCTGCATTATGTATTGTTTGGCGGCAGCGTCTTCGGATTGTATGCTGGGTTCTACCACTGGTTCCCGAAAATTACTGGGCGGATGATGGACGAAACTTGGGGTAAAGTTCACTTCTGGTTGAGCTTTGTCGGGTTTAACTTAGCGTTCATGCCGATGCACAAATTAGGTTTGGAAGGAATGAATCGTCGGATTGCGGAATATGATCCGAAGTTTGCGACTTTGAATCTGATTTGTACGATCGGGACTTATCTACTCGCTACTTCAACCATTCCCTTTATCGTGAATGCGGCTTGGAGTTGGTTGCGCGGTGAACCTGCTGGAGACAATCCTTGGCGCGGTTTGACATTGGAATGGATGACGACTTCGCCCCCTCCAGTTGAGAACTTCGATGCTGATCCGGTCTTGGCAACAGGTCCTTATGACTATGGAATGGGATCGCGATCGACCGAAGTAGATGTTCCCTTTTCTGATGCGGATGATCCCGCTCTTTCTGCTGGACCGAGTTCAACGCTCAGAGCAAAACCTGATCCAGTCGTTGCGGTGAATCCGAGCGATCGAGGAACCGAAAGCAACAATCGTTAG
- a CDS encoding cytochrome c oxidase subunit III CoxC (similar to AA sequence:cyanobase_aa:LBDG_11810), producing MTTIDPAKTSLNHYHEATAEAHHHEHPDLRIPGIIVFLAAEAMIFLGLFMAYIAFRAVTPVWPPEGTPKLELLLPGINTAILISSSFVIHNADTAIKKNDVKGLRLWFAITAAMGAIFLAGQLYEYFHLEFGLKTNIFASTFYVLTGFHGLHVCFGLILILAVLWRSRKPNHYNSEKHFGVEAAEIYWHFVDVIWIILFLLLYIL from the coding sequence ATGACTACGATCGATCCTGCAAAAACTTCTCTAAATCACTACCATGAGGCGACCGCAGAGGCGCACCATCACGAACACCCTGATCTCCGGATTCCGGGCATCATCGTATTCCTAGCAGCGGAAGCGATGATCTTTCTGGGGCTGTTCATGGCGTATATTGCTTTTCGAGCCGTTACTCCAGTGTGGCCCCCTGAAGGAACTCCAAAACTGGAATTATTATTGCCTGGAATTAACACTGCAATTCTGATCAGTAGTAGTTTTGTGATTCATAATGCTGACACTGCGATCAAGAAAAACGATGTAAAAGGCTTACGGCTATGGTTTGCGATTACCGCTGCGATGGGTGCGATCTTCTTAGCCGGTCAGCTTTACGAGTATTTCCATTTAGAATTCGGTCTGAAAACAAACATTTTTGCCAGTACGTTTTATGTTCTGACTGGATTTCACGGGCTGCACGTTTGTTTTGGATTGATTCTGATTTTGGCAGTCCTTTGGCGATCGAGAAAACCAAATCACTACAACAGCGAAAAGCATTTCGGAGTCGAAGCCGCAGAAATTTACTGGCACTTTGTTGATGTCATCTGGATTATTCTGTTTTTGCTGCTATACATTTTATAA
- a CDS encoding hypothetical protein (similar to AA sequence:cyanobase_aa:Npun_R6038) — protein MSATELFPALRNLPRDEKLKVIEFLEEELKSEEDQELLQLLQPGRTYEVWSPMTTHEAAQQLAELLEKDQQDE, from the coding sequence ATGAGCGCTACAGAACTATTTCCAGCCTTACGGAATCTACCACGTGATGAAAAGCTAAAAGTAATTGAGTTTCTTGAAGAAGAGCTTAAATCTGAGGAAGACCAAGAACTCTTACAGCTTTTGCAGCCTGGAAGAACTTATGAGGTTTGGTCGCCTATGACGACTCATGAGGCAGCCCAACAACTAGCCGAATTGCTGGAAAAAGATCAGCAAGATGAATAA
- a CDS encoding hypothetical protein (similar to AA sequence:cyanobase_aa:Npun_R6037), translating to MNNSQSFAFTEIQNDRGYADAVPQLPLTLSLQNSVRISALMDTGASINVLPYSVGTELGAVWDDTSASIGLRGGIASVEAKGLIVIAEIGIFDPVRLVFAWSRSDEVPLILGRTSFFMVFDVCFYRSQLFFEVRPTGRD from the coding sequence ATGAATAACTCCCAGTCTTTTGCCTTTACTGAAATTCAGAACGATCGGGGGTATGCCGATGCCGTTCCTCAACTTCCACTAACACTTTCTTTGCAAAATTCCGTCCGAATCTCAGCACTGATGGATACAGGAGCAAGTATTAATGTTCTGCCTTACAGCGTTGGAACTGAATTGGGAGCGGTTTGGGACGATACTTCAGCATCAATTGGTTTAAGAGGTGGGATCGCCTCAGTCGAAGCAAAAGGACTGATCGTAATAGCTGAAATTGGAATTTTTGATCCAGTGCGGTTGGTTTTTGCTTGGAGCCGCAGCGATGAGGTTCCGTTGATTCTTGGGCGGACGAGCTTCTTCATGGTGTTTGATGTTTGCTTTTATCGATCGCAGTTATTTTTTGAAGTACGCCCCACTGGGCGGGATTGA